Proteins co-encoded in one Candidatus Binatia bacterium genomic window:
- a CDS encoding FAD:protein FMN transferase, whose translation MIRAVVVAALCIAPYPLWANSVTEVHYVMGTYFRITAEDPDPTRARAAMRECFAAARQDDQRFSRFDPASELSQLNAAAADPQPTVVSADMVALLRRALDLQALTGGAFDVSVGVLTQLWRTSAEWPTRSSVDAAQRTDGARAVTLIGSTLMRRPGVLLDFDGIAKGWTVDRCVARLRAAGVERALVNLGESSLYAIGAPGDAGGWAVTLRGLADDTAVGTLTLRDEAVSVSSVFGHARRIGARRVGHIVDPRSGQALTSPAAAVVVAASATDAEALSKALLITSPGGDRRRRPDWANAPLVGTLLITPTGVRRTGPIPFHAFKTPRRMALAAEALQ comes from the coding sequence ATGATACGGGCTGTGGTGGTGGCCGCTCTCTGCATTGCCCCATACCCACTGTGGGCGAACAGCGTTACGGAGGTGCACTACGTCATGGGCACGTATTTTCGCATCACGGCCGAGGATCCCGATCCGACACGCGCCCGCGCCGCGATGCGGGAGTGTTTCGCCGCCGCGCGCCAGGATGACCAGCGGTTTTCGCGCTTTGACCCCGCCAGTGAGCTGTCGCAGTTGAACGCGGCGGCCGCCGATCCGCAGCCGACGGTTGTCAGTGCGGACATGGTGGCACTGCTGCGCCGCGCCCTCGACCTGCAGGCGTTGACCGGTGGCGCCTTCGACGTCAGCGTCGGCGTGCTGACGCAACTGTGGCGGACATCGGCTGAGTGGCCGACTCGTTCGTCGGTCGATGCGGCGCAACGGACCGATGGTGCGCGCGCGGTGACCCTGATCGGGTCCACCCTCATGCGAAGGCCCGGTGTGCTGCTCGATTTCGATGGAATTGCCAAAGGCTGGACGGTGGACCGGTGCGTTGCTCGACTGCGTGCCGCCGGCGTCGAGCGCGCCTTGGTGAATCTCGGTGAAAGTAGCCTCTACGCCATCGGGGCGCCGGGTGACGCTGGTGGCTGGGCAGTGACGCTGCGTGGCCTGGCCGACGACACGGCGGTGGGCACTCTGACCCTGCGCGACGAGGCGGTGTCGGTGTCCAGCGTGTTTGGTCACGCGCGGCGCATCGGTGCGAGGCGTGTCGGTCACATTGTCGATCCCCGCAGCGGCCAGGCGCTGACTTCACCGGCTGCTGCGGTTGTCGTCGCGGCCTCTGCGACCGATGCGGAAGCGCTTTCGAAGGCGTTATTGATCACCTCGCCGGGTGGTGACCGGCGCAGGCGCCCAGATTGGGCGAACGCTCCGCTCGTCGGTACGTTGCTCATCACCCCGACGGGCGTGCGGCGCACCGGGCCCATCCCGTTCCACGCCTTCAAGACGCCTCGGCGCATGGCGCTTGCCGCGGAGGCATTGCAATGA
- a CDS encoding molybdenum cofactor biosynthesis protein MoaE, with translation MYQIVSQPIDVAGVTAAVADPGTGATVTFIGTTRDYNEDRRVIRLEYEAYPEMALAEMRKIGEEAKQRWPIKQVAIVHRIGVVPLGEASVVIAVSAGHRHAAFEASHFAIDRLKEVVPIWKKEHFDGGEVWIGSQTGKRFESESENT, from the coding sequence ATGTATCAGATCGTCTCGCAGCCGATTGACGTCGCGGGGGTGACTGCAGCCGTCGCGGATCCGGGGACAGGCGCAACTGTCACCTTCATCGGCACGACGCGCGATTACAACGAGGACCGTCGCGTGATCCGTCTCGAGTACGAGGCCTATCCCGAGATGGCACTGGCTGAAATGCGCAAGATCGGCGAGGAAGCCAAGCAACGGTGGCCGATCAAGCAGGTTGCCATCGTTCACCGCATCGGCGTCGTGCCTCTCGGCGAAGCCAGCGTCGTCATCGCGGTCTCGGCTGGCCATCGTCACGCCGCCTTTGAAGCCTCTCATTTCGCCATCGACCGCTTGAAGGAAGTCGTCCCCATCTGGAAGAAAGAGCATTTCGACGGCGGCGAGGTCTGGATCGGATCGCAAACAGGCAAACGTTTCGAGTCGGAGTCGGAGAACACCTGA
- a CDS encoding FMN-binding protein: MRTEVGAANERVPTPEDVSLIVTYHRSRPASSIGPIVVAAAAIAALVLCDRASAQEGTFLSEAQAPAAVFPDADSFVREVVNVTPELREKMRAVLGATQLSVWEDQYVTFRALHGGVLIGYAIIVEEIGKHRPITFVVGVQPDDKVNDVAVMAYREAYGGEVRNKRFLTQYHGKSSGDALQPYADIKNIAGATLSVEAAGRAVKKAMALARVAFGARGGG, translated from the coding sequence GTGCGAACGGAGGTGGGAGCCGCCAATGAACGGGTGCCCACCCCCGAGGACGTATCACTCATTGTGACCTACCATCGATCCCGTCCGGCCTCTTCTATTGGCCCGATCGTTGTTGCCGCGGCGGCCATTGCGGCATTGGTGCTGTGCGACCGTGCCTCAGCCCAAGAAGGCACGTTTCTGAGCGAAGCGCAGGCCCCCGCCGCTGTATTTCCCGACGCCGACAGCTTCGTGCGAGAGGTGGTGAATGTCACTCCGGAACTGCGAGAGAAGATGCGGGCGGTCCTGGGTGCGACGCAACTATCCGTTTGGGAAGATCAGTACGTGACCTTCAGGGCCCTCCACGGGGGGGTTCTGATCGGTTACGCGATCATTGTCGAAGAGATCGGCAAACACCGGCCCATTACCTTCGTTGTGGGTGTGCAACCCGACGACAAGGTCAATGATGTGGCCGTGATGGCGTACCGGGAGGCCTACGGTGGTGAAGTGCGAAACAAGCGCTTCTTGACGCAGTACCACGGCAAATCGTCGGGCGACGCTCTGCAGCCGTATGCCGACATCAAGAACATTGCCGGCGCAACCCTCTCGGTAGAGGCGGCTGGGCGCGCCGTAAAGAAGGCGATGGCGTTGGCGCGGGTGGCGTTTGGGGCGCGAGGCGGCGGATGA
- a CDS encoding FTR1 family protein, which produces MTVSLYRHFRTATALTVLLVGSAYAATAARATAVSPEDARHVLTLLSAVGEEYREGVQDGTTVRPIELEEAQAFMQDARLRWQKLAAQLPEGDLTQLFDEASLAIANRAAANDLTAKLTQLRQRVAAVSGVPEEVYPPKAPSATHGQALFDEHCASCHGQRGDGKGPSAAWLKPPPANFTEAQFMRGETPYDFYHVISLGKKNTAMPAWDEVLSVQDRWDLVSYVWTFASTSAGAAEGQGLYLAHCASCHGVGGDGRGAFADILMKSAPDLSQPQAMARQTDAELFAATTHGIAGSPMPAFAGALREDERWKAVAFLRLLSLGGPKTRTGTLEFGPLTTPVSSVPDGAQSRPTDAEAALVECGRLLDAGMAAYARGDAPAPLAVADAYLQFEPLEQRLGGVAPGLKERTEADFLRLRQILRTPGHGAEAQAGAREIHQDLTAVRTALQPHASPYALFIESATIILREGLEIVLVIGALIAYVVKTRNLAMQRAIYAGVALGVAASFVTAFVLSELLHLQPAASDVLEGLTMLLAAVVLFWVSYWLISKSEAARWQRYIQSRVETALTGGRSLALGSAAFLAVYREGFETVLFYQALYASAPTASMTVTLGFIAGAIALLLVYFLFRRFEIHIPIRQFFFVTGLFLYIMAVVFAGQGIHELQDAGMIGATFVAWVPTLPLIGMYPSVESLAAQGIFVALLLYATVVTLRRGTKVAAEKEDDAATELRALRTVMEGIRQELNSMRISQASPSLAAVGDRLEGLLVRVEELAGKSDVNMPGAGRANGGGSRQ; this is translated from the coding sequence ATGACTGTGAGCCTCTACCGACATTTCCGTACCGCGACCGCCCTCACGGTGCTGCTGGTCGGCAGCGCCTACGCCGCCACCGCGGCGAGAGCCACTGCGGTGTCGCCTGAAGACGCGCGGCACGTGCTGACGCTGCTGTCTGCCGTTGGTGAAGAGTACCGCGAAGGAGTTCAGGATGGCACAACCGTGCGGCCGATCGAACTCGAAGAGGCCCAGGCGTTTATGCAGGATGCGCGGCTGCGCTGGCAGAAGCTTGCGGCGCAGCTTCCAGAGGGAGACCTGACGCAGCTCTTCGACGAGGCTAGCCTGGCAATTGCCAACAGGGCCGCCGCCAACGACCTCACGGCGAAACTGACGCAGTTGCGCCAGCGCGTGGCCGCCGTCAGCGGCGTTCCCGAAGAGGTCTATCCGCCGAAGGCGCCGTCCGCGACTCACGGCCAGGCGCTGTTCGATGAGCACTGCGCCTCCTGCCACGGTCAACGCGGTGACGGCAAGGGGCCGAGCGCCGCTTGGTTGAAACCACCGCCCGCAAATTTCACCGAGGCGCAATTCATGCGTGGCGAGACGCCGTACGACTTTTATCACGTCATCAGCCTGGGGAAGAAGAACACTGCCATGCCGGCATGGGATGAGGTCTTGTCGGTTCAAGACCGGTGGGACCTGGTGAGCTACGTGTGGACGTTCGCATCGACCAGTGCCGGTGCCGCCGAAGGCCAGGGCCTCTACCTGGCGCACTGCGCCAGTTGCCATGGGGTCGGTGGCGATGGCCGGGGAGCGTTTGCGGACATCCTGATGAAATCCGCGCCCGATCTCAGCCAGCCGCAGGCCATGGCGCGCCAGACCGATGCCGAACTCTTTGCTGCCACAACTCACGGCATTGCCGGCTCGCCCATGCCGGCGTTCGCAGGCGCGCTGCGCGAGGACGAGCGGTGGAAAGCCGTGGCCTTCCTGCGGTTGCTGTCGCTTGGGGGGCCAAAGACCAGGACGGGAACGCTTGAGTTCGGCCCCCTCACAACGCCCGTAAGCAGTGTGCCCGATGGGGCGCAATCTCGGCCTACCGATGCCGAAGCAGCACTGGTGGAATGCGGGCGTTTGCTGGATGCCGGCATGGCGGCGTATGCCCGCGGCGATGCGCCAGCACCGCTGGCCGTGGCCGACGCGTACCTGCAGTTCGAGCCGCTCGAGCAACGACTTGGTGGGGTCGCGCCTGGCCTGAAGGAGCGCACCGAGGCGGATTTTCTGCGCCTGCGCCAAATTCTCCGCACGCCGGGCCATGGCGCGGAAGCGCAAGCGGGGGCACGTGAGATCCACCAAGACCTGACCGCCGTGCGTACGGCGTTGCAGCCGCACGCCAGTCCGTACGCGCTGTTCATCGAGTCCGCGACCATCATCCTGCGTGAGGGTTTGGAGATCGTTCTCGTCATCGGCGCCTTGATCGCGTACGTGGTCAAGACGCGTAACCTCGCTATGCAGCGCGCCATTTACGCTGGCGTTGCCTTGGGTGTGGCCGCCAGCTTCGTCACCGCCTTTGTCCTGAGTGAACTCCTGCATCTGCAGCCAGCCGCTTCAGACGTGCTCGAAGGCCTGACGATGCTGCTGGCCGCCGTGGTCCTCTTCTGGGTGAGCTATTGGCTGATCTCCAAGTCGGAGGCGGCACGGTGGCAACGCTACATTCAAAGCCGCGTTGAGACCGCGCTCACCGGCGGTCGCAGCTTGGCGCTCGGGAGCGCCGCGTTTCTAGCCGTGTATCGGGAGGGCTTTGAGACCGTGCTCTTCTACCAGGCGCTGTATGCCAGCGCGCCAACGGCTTCCATGACCGTGACCCTCGGATTCATAGCCGGCGCGATCGCACTTCTCCTGGTGTATTTCCTGTTCCGCCGTTTTGAGATCCACATCCCCATTCGCCAGTTCTTCTTCGTGACCGGCCTGTTCTTGTATATCATGGCGGTGGTGTTTGCCGGTCAAGGCATTCATGAGCTGCAGGATGCGGGGATGATTGGCGCGACGTTCGTGGCCTGGGTTCCGACGCTTCCGTTGATCGGGATGTATCCATCGGTGGAGTCACTGGCGGCACAGGGGATTTTCGTTGCACTCCTGCTGTACGCGACGGTGGTGACGCTGCGGCGCGGGACGAAGGTTGCGGCGGAGAAGGAGGACGATGCCGCGACCGAGCTGCGTGCCCTGAGAACGGTGATGGAAGGGATCCGGCAGGAACTCAATAGCATGCGGATCAGCCAGGCGTCGCCTTCCCTGGCGGCCGTGGGGGACAGGCTCGAAGGGTTGTTGGTGCGGGTTGAAGAGCTGGCGGGGAAAAGTGACGTGAACATGCCGGGGGCCGGCCGTGCGAACGGAGGTGGGAGCCGCCAATGA
- a CDS encoding molybdenum cofactor biosynthesis protein B: MSAHTHHQLDASTIGCAVITVSDTRTRVTDRSGQRIQQLLLEHGHRIEHYQILKDEPELITAAIRSAPLRAEVVIINGGTGLARRDTTFEAVSQLIEKDISGFGELFRMLSYEEIGAAAMLSRATAGVVGKRIVFSVPGSTAAVELAMTKLILPELGHVVGLVRG; encoded by the coding sequence ATGAGCGCCCACACACATCACCAGCTCGATGCCTCGACGATCGGCTGCGCCGTCATCACCGTCAGCGACACTCGCACTCGTGTAACAGACCGAAGCGGCCAGCGCATCCAACAGTTGCTGCTGGAACACGGCCACAGGATCGAGCACTATCAGATCCTCAAGGACGAGCCCGAACTCATCACCGCCGCCATCCGCTCAGCACCACTCAGAGCGGAGGTGGTCATCATCAACGGCGGCACTGGCCTGGCGCGGCGCGACACGACCTTCGAAGCGGTGAGCCAGCTGATCGAGAAGGACATCTCCGGCTTCGGCGAGCTGTTCCGCATGCTGAGCTACGAGGAGATCGGCGCCGCCGCCATGTTGAGCCGCGCCACCGCCGGCGTGGTCGGTAAGCGAATCGTGTTTTCGGTCCCGGGCTCGACCGCCGCCGTAGAGCTGGCGATGACCAAGCTGATTTTACCGGAACTCGGCCACGTTGTTGGTCTGGTTCGCGGATGA
- the moaD gene encoding molybdopterin converting factor subunit 1 → MMVQLRFFASLRERLRCSEAEYQLPEGATVNDLWKALCAQHPQLKDLRSSVTFAVNREYVKGEHVLSPHDEVALIPPVSGGTDVSDRLAAD, encoded by the coding sequence ATGATGGTTCAACTGCGTTTTTTCGCTTCGTTACGCGAGCGCCTGCGTTGCAGCGAAGCCGAGTATCAATTGCCCGAAGGCGCCACCGTGAACGATCTCTGGAAGGCGCTGTGCGCCCAACATCCACAGCTCAAGGACTTGCGTTCGTCAGTCACATTCGCCGTCAACCGAGAGTACGTGAAAGGGGAGCACGTGCTTTCACCGCATGACGAGGTCGCACTCATTCCACCGGTCAGCGGAGGAACGGATGTATCAGATCGTCTCGCAGCCGATTGA